From the genome of Triticum aestivum cultivar Chinese Spring chromosome 3B, IWGSC CS RefSeq v2.1, whole genome shotgun sequence, one region includes:
- the LOC123064198 gene encoding swi5-dependent recombination DNA repair protein 1 homolog — MADGDQSQQPPRYWFPYWSGPPPPVRPQMSRRLSPPQAPSSPAVPSSPRRPSPSHPRQPTPRAAQSQASSRPSPSPSRASPLAPTRELPNSNSVSNARPPPKPVALPATPKPKDVDVVPQPEKTSVHPPAAAAETKHGHRAAHHNKEKEVDKEKKDEHKSKDKKHHAGEDSKHKDKEKKNHADAGEESKHGKEKDKEKKHHADAVEEGKHKGEEKEAKAEHGKLHGELKAGVADMVRRATGSGHQGASVITLAGENKGASMKVGGGMGKDGSWKEHHGGHRLDGGAADGKPDGQKKQGMMTALINSNVQVINNSLLLHSSCSGSDPGVHLKLSAKSANKDKQKHAAGADKDAAAKK, encoded by the coding sequence ATGGCGGACGGCGACCAGAGCCAGCAGCCGCCGCGCTACTGGTTCCCCTACTGGAGCGGGCCGCCGCCCCCGGTGCGCCCGCAGATGTCGCGCCGCCTCTCCCCGCCCCAAGCGCCCTCCTCGCCCGCAGTGccgtcctcgccgcgccgcccctcgccgtcccACCCCCGCCAACCCACTCCTCGTGCGGCTCAGAGCCAGGCGTCCTcccgcccgtccccgtccccgtcccggGCATCGCCGCTCGCGCCCACCCGAGAGCTGCCCAACAGCAACTCCGTCTCCAACGCCAGGCCGCCTCCTAAGCCGGTCGCTCTGCCCGCGACGCCCAAGCCCAAGGACGTCGACGTCGTCCCGCAGCCGGAGAAAACCTCCGTGCACCCGCCTGCTGCTGCGGCTGAGACCAAGCATGGCCACAGGGCAGCGCATCACAACAAGGAGAAGGAGGTTGACAAGGAGAAGAAGGACGagcacaagagcaaggacaagAAGCACCACGCCGGCGAGGACAGCAAGCACAAGGACAAGGAGAAGAAGAACCATGCCGACGCCGGCGAGGAGAGCAAGCACGGGAAGGAGAAAGACAAGGAGAAGAAGCACCATGCGGACGCCGTCGAGGAGGGCAAGcacaagggggaggagaaggaggccaAGGCGGAGCACGGGAAGCTGCACGGGGAGCTCAAGGCGGGCGTCGCCGACATGGTGCGCAGGGCCACCGGCTCCGGGCACCAAGGGGCGAGCGTGATCACGCTGGCGGGGGAGAACAAGGGCGCGTCCATGAAGGTGGGCGGCGGCATGGGCAAGGACGGCTCGTGGAAGGAGCACCACGGCGGGCACCGGCtggacggcggcgcggcggacggGAAGCCGGACGGGCAGAAGAAGCAGGGGATGATGACGGCGCTGATCAACAGCAACGTGCAGGTGATCAACAACTCGCTGCTGCTGCACAGCTCATGCAGCGGCAGCGACCCCGGCGTGCACCTCAAACTCTCCGCCAAGTCCGCCAACAAAGACAAGCAGAAGCACGCCGCCGGTGCAGACAAGGATGCCGCTGCAAAGAAATGA